In Naumovozyma castellii chromosome 1, complete genome, one DNA window encodes the following:
- the RSM10 gene encoding mitochondrial 37S ribosomal protein uS10m (ancestral locus Anc_3.278) yields the protein MWRSTVPKLKLTNTCLLKRSIPLQARFIASTSTIPTNDISIDKPPIEKIRNQPVDAPIVPINIKAVYHAPLRNPIKYGDLVAEIQLRSYDNENLDFYSDFALRVGFYLGIPLTGPKPLPTRRERWTVIKSPFVHAKSKENFERHTHKRIIKVWDTNSELIEMWISYITKHAMAGVGMKCTVFQRSPIASKEDATNGVSSSDSSSVLKSIVNQKDDVKLTDNDLVNEKIVELLGREEFKKYI from the coding sequence ATGTGGAGATCAACCGTTCCTAAACTGAAACTTACAAACACATGTCTCCTCAAGAGAAGTATACCGCTTCAAGCAAGATTCATTGCATCCACATCTACGATACCAACAAATGATATCTCTATTGATAAACCACCCATTGAAAAGATAAGGAATCAACCAGTAGATGCACCCATAGTGCCGATTAATATCAAGGCAGTATACCATGCGCCATTAAGGAATCCAATAAAATACGGTGATTTAGTCGCTGAGATCCAATTACGATCCtatgataatgaaaatctCGATTTTTATTCGGATTTCGCACTAAGGGTAGGTTTCTATTTGGGGATACCATTGACGGGACCCAAACCATTACCTACGAGAAGAGAACGTTGGACTGTCATTAAATCTCCCTTTGTTCATGCCAAATCAAaggaaaattttgaaagacATACTCATAAGAGAATAATTAAAGTTTGGGATACTAATTCtgaattgattgaaatGTGGATCTCGTATATTACAAAACATGCCATGGCTGGGGTAGGTATGAAATGTACCGTGTTTCAAAGATCACCAATTGCATCAAAGGAAGATGCAACAAATGGtgtatcttcttctgattCATCCTCTGTTTTAAAATCAATCGTTAACCAGAAGGATGATGTTAAATTAACGGATAATGACTTGGTTAATGAGAAAATTGTGGAATTATTGGGTAGAGAagaatttaagaaatacATATAA
- the NCAS0A10640 gene encoding uncharacterized protein — MQDFILSIIFQCTHIYLIKLPLLILTLLWRSLIHFIKEFLFHKTNGFCLELDAETTLRKNDGRYKLSNLNYSNLLPLIFILALRYSSRSTSHLVEKDVVPMTFSTLKETRLPGQYAINMQNNVPEMPIEKKKAILRMNELQISDSWRNSSVGLPRNFIAHNTTPKIAPVLLWKEKDLYR; from the coding sequence ATGCaagattttattttatcaatcattttccaatgcACTCATATCTATCTGATTAAGTTACCATTGTTAATCCTGACGTTACTGTGGAGAAGTTTAATCCACTTTATCAAAGAGTTTCTTTTCCATAAGACTAATGGATTCTGCCTGGAATTAGACGCCGAGACAACTTTGAGAAAGAATGATGGACGATACAAATTATctaatttaaattattccaatCTGCTTCCGCTCATCTTTATCCTAGCATTGAGATATTCTTCCAGGTCCACATCCCATCTTGTTGAGAAGGATGTGGTTCCAATGACATTTTCTACTTTAAAGGAAACAAGACTTCCAGGTCAATATGCCATCAATATGCAAAACAATGTTCCAGAAATGCCAattgagaagaaaaaagcTATATTAAGAATGAATGAGTTACAAATTTCTGATTCATGGAGAAATAGTTCCGTTGGTTTgccaagaaatttcattgcTCATAATACAACCCCCAAAATTGCACCGGTTCTTCTATGGAAGGAGAAGGATTTATATCGTTAA
- the NRG1 gene encoding transcriptional regulator NRG1 (ancestral locus Anc_3.281): MMMMNPTIQPVLSAPDYMQRTLPQIEPTAAINLKLCTLLPRFSDTQLVENDLKFKLTRHLSLWHPSNNFTTGPIENNNRSRDNSIPEMNYPNSSQNPSPILTNNTYSTQNSNDISSANTPPSNVQLPTIWSTVPRRIPLEPTTLSKVGSMSSLMLPNPNVNTNLQPTGTSPTPQYYSDSGVIPTEMGYYYPSEDGSKKHRISKRQRAIMVKDLKKRKHEEELEKRRKYICKVCSKGFTTSGHLARHNRIHTGEKKHHCSYPGCYLKFSRHDNCVQHYRTHFKVREPYYYGRPE; this comes from the coding sequence atgatgatgatgaatccAACGATACAACCCGTTCTATCCGCTCCAGACTACATGCAAAGGACACTTCCTCAAATAGAACCCACTGCTGCTATTAATTTGAAGCTATGTACGCTGCTCCCCCGCTTCTCCGACACTCAATTGGTGGAAAATGATCTCAAGTTTAAACTAACGAGGCATTTATCACTCTGGCATCCATCTAACAATTTTACCACTGGTCCAATCGAGAATAACAATAGATCAAGAGATAATTCTATCCCAGAAATGAATTACCCCAACAGCTCACAGAACCCATCCCCCATTCTAACGAACAATACTTATTCCActcaaaattcaaatgatataaGCTCGGCTAATACTCCACCTTCAAACGTTCAACTACCAACGATATGGAGTACCGTACCAAGAAGAATCCCACTCGAACCTACTACATTATCGAAAGTGGGATCAATGTCTTCACTTATGCTGCCTAATCCAAATGTTAATACTAACCTTCAACCAACGGGAACATCACCTACTCCTCAATATTATAGTGATAGTGGTGTAATTCCAACTGAAATGGGGTATTATTACCCATCAGAGGATGGTTCCAAGAAGCATAGAATATCCAAGAGACAAAGAGCCATAATGGTGaaggatttgaagaaaaggaagcaTGAGgaggaattggaaaagagaagaaaatatatttgtaaAGTTTGCTCCAAGGGATTCACAACATCTGGTCATTTGGCAAGACATAACAGAATTCATACGGGTGAGAAAAAACATCATTGCAGTTATCCAGGCTGTTATTTGAAGTTTAGTAGACATGATAATTGCGTTCAGCATTATAGGACTCATTTTAAAGTGAGGGAACCATATTATTATGGCCGCCctgaataa